Proteins encoded within one genomic window of Companilactobacillus sp.:
- a CDS encoding ClC family H(+)/Cl(-) exchange transporter, producing the protein MEKHVSIDVYKLKLLLGGIVVGILSGAVVSMFRWSIQSSLTVFQHFYVEARTNWGIVVGLLAFLIVVGIIVGFMLKKEPNISGSGIPQVEAQLDGDLKIKWWSVLWRKFVGGILSIGPGLFLGREGPAIQLGSTIGQGFGELSHVDSPTTKRILIASGAAGGLAAAFNAPLAGCMFVIEEIYHNFSPMVWLTALASAVSSNLVALYVFGLTPVLDIPYKFSLPVGMYWHLIVLGIILGLLGRLYQIVILYMPSLYAKTKIPRSFQGLIPLILLVPVGMMFPKFIGGGNGLIVSLNHMNVGFWILAGIFILRFIFSMISYGSGLPGGIFLPILNLGAIIGAVYAVFMNQMGLLPISYESNLIIFAMAGYFACISKAPFTAIILVTEMVGSLGHLMPLVVISLIAYIVVDILNGAPIYEALKEKLTLNSTYLNQVSKYNDRIEIPVYEGSSIDGEYIRDISFPKEVLVIAIYRGEREIIPRGDTVVKAGDRIVMMVNAAQRAKFKKRLTTLINGID; encoded by the coding sequence ATGGAAAAACATGTATCCATTGATGTTTATAAATTAAAGCTTCTCTTAGGTGGGATAGTTGTTGGTATTTTATCTGGTGCCGTCGTCAGCATGTTTCGTTGGTCGATTCAATCATCGTTGACGGTATTCCAACATTTCTACGTAGAGGCAAGAACTAATTGGGGAATAGTTGTTGGACTATTAGCTTTTTTGATTGTCGTCGGAATAATTGTCGGCTTTATGCTGAAAAAAGAACCGAATATTTCCGGTTCTGGTATTCCGCAAGTTGAGGCACAATTAGACGGCGACCTCAAGATCAAGTGGTGGTCAGTACTGTGGAGAAAGTTCGTTGGTGGCATTCTTAGTATTGGACCCGGACTTTTTCTCGGACGTGAAGGACCGGCAATTCAGTTGGGTTCCACAATCGGTCAAGGATTTGGTGAACTCAGCCATGTCGATTCTCCGACCACTAAACGTATCTTGATTGCTAGTGGTGCTGCCGGTGGTCTAGCAGCGGCATTTAATGCACCGCTAGCTGGATGTATGTTTGTGATCGAAGAAATTTATCATAATTTTTCGCCAATGGTCTGGCTGACAGCCTTGGCTAGTGCTGTCAGTTCTAACTTAGTTGCCCTATACGTATTTGGTCTTACGCCGGTACTTGATATACCCTATAAATTCAGTCTCCCAGTGGGAATGTATTGGCACCTGATTGTCTTAGGAATAATTCTAGGGCTGTTAGGACGTTTGTATCAGATAGTTATTTTGTACATGCCCAGTTTGTATGCAAAAACGAAAATTCCACGCAGTTTTCAAGGTTTGATTCCTTTAATTTTATTAGTCCCAGTTGGGATGATGTTCCCAAAATTTATTGGTGGCGGAAATGGTTTGATCGTCAGCTTGAATCACATGAACGTTGGCTTTTGGATCTTGGCCGGTATCTTTATTCTGAGATTTATTTTTTCAATGATCTCTTATGGTTCAGGACTTCCTGGTGGAATTTTTCTTCCTATTTTAAATTTGGGAGCCATTATCGGAGCCGTTTATGCAGTGTTCATGAATCAAATGGGATTGTTGCCAATTTCATATGAAAGTAATTTGATTATTTTTGCGATGGCAGGTTACTTTGCTTGCATCAGTAAAGCTCCATTTACAGCAATTATTTTGGTCACGGAAATGGTTGGGTCGCTCGGACACTTAATGCCATTGGTAGTGATCTCACTGATTGCCTATATTGTGGTTGATATCTTGAACGGTGCACCAATTTATGAAGCTTTGAAAGAAAAACTGACTCTGAATTCTACCTATTTAAACCAAGTCAGCAAATATAATGATCGAATTGAAATTCCGGTCTATGAAGGCAGCAGTATTGATGGAGAATATATTCGCGATATTTCTTTCCCTAAAGAAGTCTTAGTAATTGCGATTTACCGTGGAGAACGTGAGATAATTCCTCGTGGAGACACAGTTGTTAAAGCTGGAGATCGTATCGTCATGATGGTTAACGCTGCTCAGCGTGCGAAATTTAAAAAGAGACTGACGACGCTTATCAATGGAATAGACTAG
- a CDS encoding oxidoreductase, producing the protein MSLKIAFIGFGKSANRYHLPYLNIRPDFEVAKVYTRKPVDLTLAKPYQDKGTVFTTDLDDILDDPQVDLVTICTPASTHYELAKSVILANKSVIVEKPFVDSVEHARELLELGRQKGILVTPYQNRRFDGDYLAVKQVIEQGFLGDILEVESHIDYYRPGTVVKPGIKEQGTFYGLGIHLMDRMVALFGRPDTVAYDIRNNEVADAVDNYFDVDLHYGTRNKVKVKAEFNVATDYPRFIVHGTNGSFIKYGADQQENDLKAGIMPGTPGFGEDSPMYYGVANYHNSNGDWIKKQIKTPLGDYGLFYDSVYQTLIHDQPKLVTDEQAITDIELLEAGFIAPWPSVYKMPKFEK; encoded by the coding sequence ATGTCATTAAAAATTGCTTTTATTGGGTTTGGCAAGTCTGCCAATCGTTACCATTTGCCTTATTTAAATATTCGTCCAGATTTTGAGGTTGCTAAGGTTTATACGCGTAAGCCAGTTGATCTAACCTTGGCTAAACCATATCAAGACAAAGGAACAGTTTTTACAACTGATTTAGATGATATTCTAGATGACCCACAGGTCGACCTAGTAACAATTTGTACGCCTGCAAGTACGCATTATGAGCTAGCTAAGAGTGTTATTTTAGCTAATAAGTCCGTTATCGTCGAAAAGCCTTTCGTTGACAGTGTTGAACATGCACGCGAGTTGCTCGAATTAGGACGTCAAAAGGGCATTTTAGTTACTCCTTATCAAAACCGTCGATTTGATGGGGATTATTTAGCTGTTAAGCAAGTGATCGAACAGGGATTTTTGGGAGACATTTTGGAAGTTGAATCTCATATTGATTATTACCGTCCAGGAACAGTTGTAAAACCTGGTATTAAGGAACAAGGGACCTTTTACGGATTAGGTATTCACCTGATGGATCGGATGGTTGCTCTGTTTGGACGTCCCGATACTGTTGCCTACGATATTCGTAACAACGAAGTGGCAGATGCAGTAGATAATTATTTTGACGTTGATCTTCACTATGGAACACGAAACAAGGTCAAAGTTAAGGCAGAATTTAATGTTGCAACGGATTATCCTCGCTTTATCGTCCATGGAACCAATGGATCATTTATTAAATATGGTGCTGACCAACAAGAAAATGACCTGAAGGCCGGTATTATGCCAGGAACGCCAGGTTTTGGCGAAGACAGTCCAATGTATTACGGAGTTGCTAATTACCATAATTCAAATGGCGATTGGATCAAAAAGCAGATCAAAACTCCGTTAGGCGATTACGGATTGTTTTACGATTCGGTTTATCAAACTTTGATCCACGACCAACCTAAATTGGTCACGGATGAACAAGCTATTACTGACATTGAGCTGCTTGAGGCTGGCTTTATTGCTCCATGGCCTTCAGTTTACAAAATGCCAAAATTTGAAAAATAA
- the eno gene encoding phosphopyruvate hydratase, giving the protein MSVITDILSREILDSRGNPTVEVEVYTELGGFGRADVPSGASTGEHEAVELRDGDKSRFGGKGVLKAVSNVNDKIAKTVIGMDVTDQRAIDDAMIKLDGTENKGNLGANAILGVSLAAARAAADELGLPLYEYLGGPNAHVLPTPMMNVINGGKHADNNVDFQEFMIVPVGAKSIHEAVRMGSETFHSLKAVLEAQGKNTAVGDEGGFAPDLDNNEAPFKILVEAIEKAGYKPGDDIAIGFDCASSEFYNTETGKYDLKGEGENGASLSTDEFIDLLANIVDKYPVITIEDPIDENNWEDWQKVTKALGDKVQLVGDDLFVTNTDYLKKGIDMGVSNSILIKVNQIGTLTETFEAIEMAKEAGFTAVVSHRSGETEDTTIADLVVATNAGQIKTGSMSRTDRIAKYNQLMRIEDQLGEQAEYKGIHSFYNLNK; this is encoded by the coding sequence ATGTCTGTAATTACTGATATTTTAAGTCGCGAAATTCTCGACTCACGTGGTAACCCAACTGTCGAGGTTGAAGTTTATACTGAATTAGGTGGCTTTGGCCGCGCTGATGTTCCATCAGGTGCTTCAACTGGTGAACACGAAGCTGTTGAATTACGTGATGGCGACAAGTCACGTTTTGGTGGTAAAGGTGTTCTTAAAGCTGTTTCAAACGTTAACGATAAGATTGCTAAGACAGTTATTGGTATGGATGTAACTGATCAAAGAGCTATTGATGACGCTATGATCAAGCTTGACGGTACAGAAAACAAAGGTAACCTTGGTGCTAACGCTATCCTTGGTGTTTCATTGGCTGCTGCACGTGCTGCTGCTGACGAACTTGGCCTTCCATTGTACGAATACTTAGGTGGACCAAATGCTCACGTACTTCCAACACCTATGATGAACGTTATCAATGGTGGTAAGCATGCTGATAACAACGTTGACTTCCAAGAATTCATGATCGTACCTGTTGGTGCAAAGTCAATTCATGAAGCCGTACGTATGGGTTCAGAAACATTCCATTCACTTAAAGCAGTTCTTGAAGCACAAGGCAAGAACACAGCTGTTGGTGATGAAGGTGGATTTGCTCCTGACCTTGACAACAACGAAGCTCCTTTCAAGATTTTGGTAGAAGCTATTGAAAAAGCAGGTTACAAACCTGGTGATGATATCGCTATTGGTTTTGACTGTGCTTCATCAGAATTCTACAACACAGAAACAGGCAAGTATGATCTTAAGGGTGAAGGCGAAAACGGTGCTTCATTGAGCACAGACGAATTCATCGACTTACTTGCAAACATCGTTGACAAGTATCCAGTTATCACAATCGAAGATCCTATCGATGAAAACAACTGGGAAGACTGGCAAAAAGTTACAAAAGCCCTTGGCGACAAAGTTCAATTAGTTGGTGACGACTTGTTCGTTACAAACACTGACTACTTGAAGAAGGGTATTGATATGGGAGTTTCTAACTCAATCCTTATCAAAGTTAACCAAATTGGTACACTTACAGAAACATTCGAAGCTATCGAAATGGCTAAAGAAGCTGGATTCACAGCTGTTGTTTCTCACCGTTCAGGTGAAACAGAAGATACAACAATTGCTGACCTTGTTGTTGCTACAAACGCAGGTCAAATCAAGACTGGTTCAATGAGTCGTACAGACCGTATTGCTAAGTACAACCAATTGATGAGAATCGAAGATCAACTTGGCGAACAAGCAGAATACAAAGGTATCCACAGTTTCTACAACCTTAACAAATAA
- the tpiA gene encoding triose-phosphate isomerase: MRTPIIAGNWKMNKNPKETQEFLDGIKGKLPESGVEAIIGAPAIDLSTLVAGAEGTPLKTAAENSYFEDAGAFTGENSPLALSQMGIDFVIIGHSERRQYFKETDEDINKKAHAILKNNMLPIICCGETLEQREAGKAEDWVTGQIEAAVKGISAADLAKSVIAYEPIWAIGTGKTATADQAQEMVHVIREKIASLYDQDTADKIRILYGGSVKPANVKELMAKEDIDGGLVGGASMDPESFLALVNYQK; encoded by the coding sequence ATGCGTACACCTATTATTGCGGGTAACTGGAAGATGAACAAAAATCCTAAGGAAACCCAAGAATTTTTAGACGGTATCAAAGGTAAATTGCCAGAATCAGGCGTAGAAGCTATTATCGGTGCTCCTGCTATTGATTTATCAACACTTGTTGCAGGTGCTGAAGGTACACCTTTAAAGACTGCTGCTGAAAACAGTTACTTTGAAGACGCCGGTGCATTTACTGGTGAAAACAGTCCATTGGCTCTTTCACAAATGGGCATTGATTTCGTAATCATTGGTCACTCAGAAAGAAGACAATACTTCAAAGAAACTGATGAAGACATCAACAAGAAAGCTCACGCTATCTTGAAGAACAACATGTTGCCAATCATCTGCTGTGGTGAAACACTTGAACAACGTGAAGCTGGAAAAGCTGAAGACTGGGTTACAGGTCAAATCGAAGCTGCTGTTAAAGGCATCTCTGCTGCTGACTTAGCTAAATCAGTTATTGCATACGAACCTATTTGGGCTATCGGTACTGGTAAGACTGCTACTGCTGACCAAGCACAAGAAATGGTTCACGTAATCCGTGAAAAGATTGCTAGCTTGTATGATCAAGATACAGCTGACAAGATCAGAATTCTTTATGGTGGTTCAGTTAAACCTGCTAACGTTAAAGAATTAATGGCCAAAGAGGATATTGATGGTGGACTCGTTGGTGGTGCAAGTATGGATCCTGAATCATTCCTTGCATTAGTTAACTATCAAAAATAA
- a CDS encoding phosphoglycerate kinase — protein sequence MAKLIVSDVDVKGKKVLMRVDFNVPIKDGVVGDTNRIVGAIPTIKYVSEHGGKVILLSHLGRIKSDEDKKALSLKPVAAKLQELSGMPVEFVPVNEGKELEDAINNLQDGQILLMENTRFQDIDNDFGKRESKNDPKLGEYWASLGDVFVNDAFGTAHRSHASNVGISTAMKAAGKPVAAGFLMEKEIKFLGNAVDNPVHPFVTILGGAKVSDKIGVIENLIPKSDHILIGGGMAYTFLAAQGHKIGKSLFEADKVDLAKDLLQKAGDKIVLPVDHIVAKEFSNDAEATTTDGVDIPDDEMALDIGPKTVALFKDKLNGAKTVVWNGPMGAFEMSKFAEGTLEVGRALGNLSDAITIVGGGDSTAAAKSLGIADKLTHISTGGGASLEYLEGKTLPGIASISDK from the coding sequence ATGGCAAAACTTATCGTTTCTGACGTTGACGTAAAAGGCAAAAAAGTCTTAATGCGTGTAGATTTCAACGTTCCTATTAAAGATGGTGTTGTCGGCGATACAAACCGTATCGTTGGTGCTATCCCAACAATCAAGTATGTTTCAGAACATGGTGGAAAGGTTATCTTGCTTTCTCACTTGGGCCGTATCAAGAGTGACGAAGACAAGAAAGCTTTATCATTGAAGCCTGTTGCTGCTAAACTTCAAGAATTAAGTGGCATGCCTGTTGAGTTCGTACCTGTTAACGAAGGTAAAGAACTTGAAGATGCTATTAACAACTTGCAAGATGGTCAAATCCTATTGATGGAAAACACTCGTTTCCAAGATATCGATAATGACTTCGGCAAGCGCGAAAGTAAAAACGATCCTAAATTGGGTGAATACTGGGCATCACTTGGCGATGTTTTCGTCAACGATGCATTCGGTACAGCCCACAGAAGCCACGCATCAAACGTTGGTATCTCAACAGCTATGAAGGCTGCTGGCAAACCAGTTGCTGCTGGATTCTTGATGGAAAAAGAAATCAAATTCTTAGGTAACGCTGTTGATAACCCAGTACACCCATTCGTAACAATTCTTGGTGGTGCTAAGGTTTCTGACAAGATCGGTGTTATTGAAAACTTGATTCCAAAATCAGACCACATCTTAATCGGTGGTGGTATGGCTTATACATTCTTAGCTGCTCAAGGCCACAAGATTGGTAAGTCACTATTTGAAGCAGATAAAGTTGATCTAGCTAAGGACCTCCTTCAAAAAGCTGGCGACAAGATCGTGCTTCCTGTAGACCACATCGTTGCTAAAGAATTCTCAAACGATGCTGAAGCAACAACTACTGATGGCGTAGATATTCCTGATGACGAAATGGCATTGGATATCGGTCCTAAGACTGTTGCCTTGTTCAAAGACAAGTTAAACGGTGCTAAGACTGTTGTATGGAATGGACCAATGGGTGCATTCGAAATGAGCAAGTTTGCTGAAGGTACTCTTGAAGTTGGACGTGCCCTAGGTAACTTATCAGATGCTATCACTATCGTTGGTGGTGGTGATTCAACTGCTGCTGCTAAGAGTTTGGGTATTGCTGACAAGCTTACTCACATCTCAACTGGTGGTGGTGCATCACTAGAATACCTAGAAGGTAAGACATTACCTGGTATTGCTTCAATTTCAGACAAATAG
- the gap gene encoding type I glyceraldehyde-3-phosphate dehydrogenase: MTTKVGINGFGRIGRLAFRRIAALQAEGKTDLEVVAINDLTSPAMLAHLLKYDTAHGNFKSDAITAAEDGIVVDGKKIPVYAEKNAADLKWVGNDGVDIVLECTGFYTSTEKAQAHIDAGAKRVLISAPSGDMPTVVYGVNDDILTNDVKIASAGSCTTNCLAPLANAVNKEFGIKAGTMTTIHAYTATQMLQDGPERKGNVRAARAAAANIIPHSTGAAKALGLVVPDLKGKLDGHAQRVPVITGSVTELVATLDKEVTVDQVNAAVKKYTDNNPSFGYNDDEIVSSDIIGTSFGSVFDPTQTQIVGTGDAQVVKTVAWYDNESGFTAQMVRTLEKFASLN; the protein is encoded by the coding sequence ATGACTACAAAAGTTGGTATTAATGGATTTGGACGTATTGGCCGTTTGGCATTCCGCCGTATCGCTGCTCTTCAAGCAGAAGGCAAAACAGATTTGGAAGTTGTTGCAATCAATGATTTAACATCACCTGCAATGCTTGCACACTTGCTTAAATATGATACAGCTCATGGTAACTTCAAATCAGACGCTATCACAGCTGCTGAAGATGGTATCGTTGTTGACGGTAAGAAGATCCCTGTATACGCTGAAAAGAATGCTGCAGACCTTAAATGGGTTGGCAACGACGGTGTTGACATCGTTCTTGAATGTACAGGTTTCTACACATCAACAGAAAAAGCTCAAGCTCATATCGATGCAGGCGCAAAACGTGTATTGATCTCAGCTCCATCAGGTGACATGCCTACAGTTGTTTATGGTGTTAACGATGACATCTTGACTAACGACGTTAAGATTGCATCAGCTGGCTCATGTACAACAAACTGTCTTGCACCATTAGCTAATGCCGTAAACAAAGAATTCGGTATCAAAGCTGGTACAATGACAACTATCCATGCTTACACAGCTACACAAATGCTTCAAGATGGTCCAGAACGTAAAGGTAATGTTCGTGCTGCACGTGCTGCTGCTGCTAACATCATCCCTCATTCAACTGGTGCTGCTAAGGCCTTAGGTCTTGTTGTTCCTGACTTGAAGGGTAAACTTGATGGACATGCACAACGTGTTCCAGTTATCACAGGTTCAGTTACTGAATTAGTTGCAACTCTTGACAAAGAAGTTACAGTTGATCAAGTAAATGCTGCTGTTAAGAAATATACTGACAACAACCCATCATTCGGTTACAACGATGATGAAATTGTTTCATCAGATATTATCGGTACATCATTCGGTTCAGTATTCGACCCAACACAAACACAAATCGTTGGTACAGGCGACGCTCAAGTTGTTAAGACTGTTGCTTGGTATGATAATGAATCAGGATTTACAGCACAAATGGTTCGTACACTTGAAAAATTTGCTAGCTTAAACTAA
- a CDS encoding sugar-binding transcriptional regulator — MTINSDLELLDLVAPDFIKTVEKRFRILQSIKLMEPVGRRVLADDLNVTERSLRTETDLLKNQGLINSSKSGMSLTKTGIQANGQLNKLLADFQGTALLEQQLSKKLGIDRCIVLPGNSDKQYRVVDSFGLRLNQLLGSILPNGKSLIAVTGGSTLARVARNLSPSLSKNRDLLFLPARGGVGESVIIQANSVCAEMANRTHGQHRALYLPEDISEQSFESLQNEASIKSVLDLIYRCDVVVHSIGTASVMAERRNLSDKDKLTITNSDAVAEAFGDFFDQDGKLVYKVPRIGLHVRDLANIKNVIAIAGGASKATAIEAYMKNAPSHTILITDEGASKMILRDNPLK, encoded by the coding sequence ATGACAATCAATAGTGATTTAGAATTGTTGGATTTGGTTGCTCCCGATTTCATTAAAACAGTCGAGAAACGTTTCAGAATACTGCAAAGTATTAAATTAATGGAACCGGTGGGCCGTCGGGTCCTAGCAGATGACCTTAATGTTACTGAACGAAGCCTTAGAACTGAGACAGACCTTTTGAAAAATCAAGGATTGATTAATTCATCTAAGTCAGGGATGTCTCTAACTAAGACGGGAATTCAAGCCAATGGTCAACTGAATAAGTTATTAGCTGACTTTCAAGGAACAGCACTTTTAGAGCAACAGTTAAGTAAGAAACTAGGAATTGATCGTTGCATCGTACTTCCTGGTAATTCCGATAAGCAATATCGAGTGGTCGACTCATTCGGATTGCGCCTCAACCAGTTGCTCGGATCTATTCTACCTAATGGCAAGAGTTTGATTGCTGTTACTGGCGGTAGCACTTTAGCCAGAGTTGCTAGGAATTTATCACCAAGTCTTTCAAAGAACCGTGATTTATTATTCTTACCAGCTCGTGGCGGAGTGGGAGAGTCAGTAATCATTCAGGCAAACAGTGTTTGTGCTGAAATGGCGAATAGAACGCATGGACAACATCGGGCACTGTATTTGCCCGAGGACATCAGTGAACAGAGCTTCGAATCTTTACAAAATGAAGCTTCAATTAAATCAGTGCTTGATTTAATATATAGATGTGACGTTGTTGTTCATAGCATTGGAACCGCAAGCGTAATGGCTGAAAGAAGAAATCTGTCTGATAAAGACAAGCTAACGATCACCAACAGCGATGCTGTTGCAGAAGCGTTTGGAGATTTCTTTGATCAAGATGGTAAGCTTGTATATAAGGTACCTAGAATTGGACTTCATGTTCGGGACCTTGCTAATATTAAGAATGTAATTGCTATCGCTGGTGGTGCTTCAAAGGCAACTGCTATCGAAGCTTACATGAAGAATGCACCTTCTCACACCATACTCATTACTGATGAGGGTGCCTCAAAGATGATTTTAAGGGATAACCCTTTAAAATAA
- a CDS encoding alpha/beta hydrolase-fold protein, whose protein sequence is MKRKRLVLLFALLAFVMVIGTACSSSNSSSSKDSSETTFKKTNTNDSKKDPSLTTVTNEVESKFKQLSYKDKKTGVTLRYNLFVPKNYNKDKKYPLLTFIPDDSVTGKSTKTGITQGYGGSIWATNSEQKKHASFVLVPVFDTSTVSGGVGQFGSSVVKKNVQTYLDLMKKLEKDYNIDMDRLYATGQSMGGMTMFYLNSHYPNMFAATLYASSQWDVSQLEKLKNQKFFYIASAGDQNASKGQKNVMKMLKKDGKKYTTTTLDAQVSAKEKNTAANQLMDKNRDANFITWKAGTVLENATTHLEHNASFDYAYTIPAVRDWLYNQSK, encoded by the coding sequence ATGAAACGCAAGCGCTTGGTTCTACTATTCGCACTATTAGCTTTTGTTATGGTTATTGGTACTGCATGTTCTTCCAGCAACTCAAGTTCTTCGAAAGATTCGTCTGAAACAACTTTTAAAAAGACGAATACAAATGATTCGAAGAAGGATCCATCTCTGACAACTGTTACTAACGAGGTTGAGTCGAAGTTCAAACAGTTATCTTACAAGGATAAAAAGACCGGAGTGACATTAAGATACAACTTGTTCGTTCCAAAGAACTACAATAAAGACAAGAAATATCCTCTCCTAACATTTATCCCTGATGATTCAGTTACTGGCAAGAGTACTAAAACGGGGATCACGCAAGGATATGGTGGTAGTATTTGGGCCACTAACTCAGAACAAAAGAAACACGCCAGTTTTGTGCTAGTTCCAGTCTTTGATACTTCAACCGTTAGTGGTGGAGTTGGACAATTTGGTTCTTCAGTAGTTAAAAAGAATGTTCAAACTTATCTCGATCTAATGAAAAAACTTGAAAAAGACTACAACATCGATATGGACCGTCTATACGCTACTGGTCAATCAATGGGTGGTATGACAATGTTCTATCTAAATTCTCATTATCCTAATATGTTTGCTGCAACACTTTATGCATCATCACAATGGGATGTAAGTCAATTAGAGAAACTCAAGAATCAGAAATTCTTCTACATTGCTTCTGCTGGTGACCAAAATGCTTCAAAGGGTCAAAAGAACGTTATGAAGATGCTCAAAAAAGACGGTAAGAAATATACAACAACAACTCTAGATGCTCAAGTTTCCGCCAAGGAAAAGAATACAGCAGCTAACCAGTTGATGGACAAGAATCGAGATGCCAACTTTATAACTTGGAAGGCAGGAACGGTTCTCGAAAATGCCACGACTCATCTAGAGCACAATGCCTCATTTGATTATGCCTACACGATTCCAGCTGTTCGTGATTGGCTCTATAATCAATCAAAGTAA
- a CDS encoding MDR family MFS transporter — protein sequence MKKEMRVSLFIVLFGSFFGVLSSTMMTTALPSVMRVFHVSYSSAQWLTNGYMLANALMIPTSAFLMKKFSFKNLFLTFSTIFFVGSLIGTVANQYLILIAGRMIQAVGAGVMIPLVNVIAMRAADAKHRGSVMGIIGVVFNFSPIVGPTVSGFILDSLSWRYLFSLTMPFTLISIILAIIFMPKVKHETELTFNVKGLITASFGLLCLLWAFSNIGEYNVISFNIGGLFILGLFFGWLFLKTQGHSKNPFINLKVFEHSQFNIANILNMILMVTMYGNTILLPILVQNVMHKSALISGLVLFPGALVTFIMSPISGKLFDKYPVKNLVLIGITIDCIGTFLQVLINKDTSIWTVTLGQTIRQFGLVLVLIPIQTQALSYLPAELIPDGVALYNTLRQVAASFGTALLIAIITVSNQHENIHTISGELVGIKIGFAACLTLLLCCFIFIRKLYTKTSAN from the coding sequence ATGAAAAAAGAAATGCGTGTATCTTTATTTATTGTGCTATTTGGTAGTTTTTTTGGCGTCCTCAGTTCTACGATGATGACGACAGCTCTGCCATCAGTTATGCGCGTGTTTCACGTTTCATACTCGTCAGCACAGTGGCTGACTAACGGTTACATGCTCGCTAATGCTTTGATGATCCCAACCAGTGCATTTTTAATGAAAAAGTTTTCGTTCAAAAATTTATTTTTGACCTTCTCGACAATTTTTTTCGTCGGTTCATTGATCGGGACAGTTGCCAATCAGTATCTTATTTTGATTGCTGGACGAATGATCCAGGCGGTCGGTGCTGGGGTAATGATTCCGTTAGTTAACGTTATTGCTATGCGGGCAGCTGATGCCAAGCATCGTGGTTCGGTCATGGGTATCATCGGAGTCGTATTTAATTTTTCACCGATCGTCGGTCCGACAGTTTCTGGTTTTATCCTTGATAGTTTATCGTGGCGCTATTTGTTTAGCTTGACCATGCCATTTACGCTTATCTCAATAATCTTGGCCATCATCTTCATGCCAAAAGTTAAGCATGAGACTGAACTGACTTTTAACGTTAAAGGTTTGATCACAGCCAGTTTTGGACTTTTATGTCTACTGTGGGCGTTCTCAAATATTGGTGAATACAACGTTATTTCGTTTAACATCGGTGGCTTGTTCATCCTGGGTCTGTTCTTCGGCTGGTTATTCTTGAAGACTCAAGGCCATTCAAAAAATCCTTTTATCAATTTAAAAGTTTTTGAACACAGCCAATTCAACATTGCCAACATCTTGAACATGATCTTGATGGTGACGATGTATGGAAATACGATCCTTTTACCGATTTTAGTCCAGAACGTCATGCACAAAAGTGCTTTGATCTCAGGATTGGTACTATTTCCAGGTGCGTTGGTGACCTTCATCATGTCGCCGATAAGCGGTAAATTGTTCGATAAATATCCTGTAAAAAATCTAGTATTGATCGGTATTACCATCGACTGTATCGGAACATTTTTACAAGTGTTGATCAATAAGGATACCTCGATTTGGACAGTCACTTTGGGTCAAACGATCCGCCAATTTGGACTAGTCTTAGTCTTGATCCCAATTCAGACTCAAGCTTTGTCGTATCTTCCAGCTGAGCTGATCCCAGATGGCGTTGCACTCTATAATACGCTAAGACAGGTTGCTGCATCCTTTGGAACAGCATTGTTGATTGCCATAATCACAGTTTCAAATCAGCATGAAAACATCCATACGATCAGTGGGGAACTCGTCGGTATCAAGATAGGCTTTGCAGCTTGTTTAACACTGCTATTATGTTGTTTCATCTTTATTCGCAAACTATATACCAAAACTTCAGCAAATTAA